The following coding sequences lie in one Arachis ipaensis cultivar K30076 chromosome B03, Araip1.1, whole genome shotgun sequence genomic window:
- the LOC107634769 gene encoding L-ascorbate oxidase homolog, whose protein sequence is MTRTVVSVVMLCILAATVIAEDPYVYYTWNVSYGTISPLGVPQQAILINNQFPGPEINGSSNNNIVVNVFNNIDEPLLFTWHGIQLRKNSWQDGTPGTMCPIQPGTNYTYKFQVKDQIGSYFYFPSLGLHRMAGGVGGLRIFSRLLIPVPYPDPEDEYWFIIGDWYTKSHKTLQGFLDSGRSIGRPDGVVINGQTAKGDGSDKPMYTMKAGKTYKLRICNTGTKDSLNFRIQNHPLTLVETEGSHTVQNVYDSLDVHVGQCFTTLITADQEPKDYIVVASTRFTKYSLTGKAIISYEGSSTPPSPDLPPAPVGWAWSLNQFRSFRWNLTASAARPNPQGSYHYGQINITRTIKIVNSVSREGGKLRYAINGVSHADPDVPLKLAEYYGYASKVFDYNLISDNPTDVSKITIAPNVLNATFRDFIEIIFENHEKSIQSYNLDGYSFFLVAMEPGRWDESKRQNYNLLDAVNRHTVQVFPKSWSAIMLTFDNAGMWNMRSENAENRYLGQQMYFSVLSPGKSLRDEYNLPITQQTCGFLKDLPVPAPVYS, encoded by the exons ATGACGCGCACGGTTGTGTCGGTGGTGATGCTGTGCATCTTGGCAGCAACCGTGATTGCTGAAGATCCATACGTCTACTACACATGGAATGTCTCCTATGGCACCATTTCTCCATTGGGTGTTCCACAACAAGCTATCCTCATCAACAACCAGTTTCCAGGCCCTGAGATCAATGGCTCCAGCAACAACAACATTGTTGTCAATGTCTTCAACAACATCGACGAGCCCCTCCTCTTCACCTGGCATGGTATCCAGTTGAGGAAGAATTCATGGCAAGATGGTACACCAGGAACAATGTGCCCCATCCAACCGGGGACCAACTACACCTACAAGTTCCAGGTGAAGGATCAGATCGGTAGCTACTTCTACTTCCCAAGCCTTGGGCTCCATAGAATGGCTGGTGGTGTTGGTGGCTTGAGAATATTCAGCAGGTTGTTGATCCCAGTTCCATACCCAGATCCCGAGGATGAGTACTGGTTCATCATCGGTGACTGGTACACCAAGAGCCACAAGACTCTCCAAGGCTTCCTTGACAGCGGTCGCTCCATCGGAAGGCCCGACGGCGTTGTCATCAACGGCCAAACCGCCAAGGGAGACGGATCTGACAAGCCCATGTACACAATGAAGGCTGGAAAGACCTACAAGTTGAGAATCTGCAACACTGGCACCAAGGACTCCTTGAACTTCAGAATCCAGAATCATCCATTGACCCTTGTTGAGACTGAAGGCTCACACACCGTTCAGAACGTCTACGACTCTCTTGACGTCCACGTCGGACAGTGCTTCACCACCCTCATCACCGCCGATCAGGAGCCCAAGGACTACATCGTCGTTGCATCAACTCGCTTCACCAAATACAGCCTCACCGGAAAGGCCATCATCTCCTACGAGGGCTCCAGCACTCCCCCGTCACCTGATCTTCCACCTGCTCCGGTTGGTTGGGCCTGGTCTCTCAACCAGTTCAGGTCATTCAGGTGGAACCTAACTGCCAGCGCTGCAAGACCTAACCCTCAGGGTTCTTACCACTACGGTCAGATCAACATCACCCGCACCATCAAGATCGTCAACTCTGTCTCCAGGGAAGGTGGTAAGCTCAGGTACGCCATCAACGGTGTTTCCCACGCCGATCCCGATGTTCCATTGAAGCTCGCTGAGTACTACGGTTACGCCAGCAAGGTCTTCGACTACAACCTCATCAGCGATAACCCCACCGACGTCAGCAAGATCACCATTGCACCTAACGTCCTTAACGCCACCTTCAGGGACTTCATTGAAATCATCTTCGAGAACCACGAGAAGAGCATCCAGTCCTACAACCTCGACGGTTACTCCTTCTTCCTCGTCGC CATGGAGCCAGGAAGGTGGGACGAATCAAAGAGGCAGAACTACAACCTTCTGGATGCAGTGAACAGGCACACGGTGCAGGTGTTCCCCAAGTCATGGTCAGCAATCATGTTGACATTCGACAACGCCGGAATGTGGAACATGAGGTCTGAGAATGCCGAAAACCGCTACTTGGGACAACAGATGTACTTCAGTGTTCTATCTCCAGGAAAATCATTGAGGGATGAGTACAATCTTCCTATCACTCAGCAAACCTGCGGTTTCCTCAAGGACCTGCCTGTACCAGCACCCGTTTACAGCTAG
- the LOC107633939 gene encoding L-ascorbate oxidase homolog, with the protein MTRTVVSVVMLCILAATVIAEDPYVYYTWNVSYGTISPLGVPQQAILINNQFPGPEINGSSNNNIVVNVFNNIDEPLLFTWHGIQLRKNSWQDGTPGTMCPIQPGTNFTYKFQVKDQIGSYFYFPTIGLQRVAGGVGGLRVFSRLLIPVPYQILRMSIGSSSVTDTPRATRLSKASLTAAAPSEGPMALSSTAKPPRATDPTNPCTQ; encoded by the exons ATGACGCGCACGGTTGTGTCGGTGGTGATGCTGTGCATCTTGGCAGCAACCGTGATTGCTGAAGATCCATACGTCTACTACACATGGAATGTCTCCTATGGCACCATTTCTCCATTGGGTGTTCCACAACAAGCTATCCTCATCAACAACCAGTTTCCAGGCCCTGAGATCAATGGCTCCAGCAACAACAACATTGTTGTCAATGTCTTCAACAACATCGACGAGCCCCTCCTCTTCACCTGGCATGGTATCCAGCTGAGGAAGAATTCATGGCAGGATGGTACCCCTGGAACAATGTGCCCCATTCAACCAGGCACCAACTTCACCTACAAGTTCCAGGTGAAGGACCAGATCGGTTCCTACTTCTACTTCCCCACCATTGGCCTTCAGAGAGTTGCTG GTGGAGTCGGTGGCCTGAGAGTATTCAGCAGGTTGTTGATCCCAGTTCCATACCAGATCTTGAGGATGAGTATTGGTTCATCATCGGTGACTGATACACCAAGAGCCACAAGACTCTCCAAGGCTTCCTTGACGGCGGCCGCTCCATCGGAAGGCCCGATGGCATTGTCATCAACGGCCAAACCGCCAAGGGCGACGGATCCGACAAACCCATGTACACAATGA